The following proteins come from a genomic window of Edaphobacter sp. 4G125:
- a CDS encoding SDR family NAD(P)-dependent oxidoreductase, with protein sequence MSKLAGKVAVVTGASKGIGADIAKGLAREGASVVVNYSSSKEGADKVVAEITKAGGKAIAIQGNVAKEDDVNRLFAETKEVFGKLDILVNNAGVYQFAPIEEFTVEHFSYHFNTNVLGLLLATREAVKLFGDNGGSIINVGSAATSLAVPSASAYTATKGAVDSITSVLAKELGPKKIRVNSINPGMVETEGVHTLGVIGSDFQKGFEVQTPLGRIAQPNDITPIAVFLASSDSGWLTGEHILASGGLR encoded by the coding sequence ATGAGCAAGCTTGCAGGGAAAGTCGCTGTCGTTACGGGAGCCTCAAAAGGAATCGGAGCAGATATCGCAAAAGGGCTTGCCCGCGAAGGTGCCTCCGTCGTCGTCAACTATTCTTCCAGCAAAGAGGGCGCCGATAAAGTTGTCGCCGAAATCACTAAAGCTGGCGGTAAAGCCATCGCTATACAAGGAAACGTAGCGAAAGAGGACGACGTCAATCGTCTCTTTGCCGAAACGAAAGAGGTTTTTGGCAAGCTCGATATTCTTGTCAATAACGCTGGAGTTTATCAGTTTGCACCTATCGAAGAGTTCACCGTAGAGCATTTCAGCTATCACTTCAATACCAATGTGCTCGGACTTCTTCTTGCCACGCGTGAGGCAGTTAAGCTCTTCGGTGACAACGGCGGAAGTATCATCAATGTCGGATCCGCGGCAACTTCGCTTGCCGTTCCGAGTGCCTCGGCCTATACCGCAACCAAAGGTGCCGTCGACTCGATTACCAGTGTGCTCGCCAAGGAGCTTGGCCCTAAAAAGATCCGTGTCAACTCCATCAATCCCGGCATGGTCGAGACCGAAGGAGTCCATACCCTGGGAGTCATCGGAAGCGACTTCCAGAAAGGCTTCGAGGTGCAAACTCCGCTTGGACGCATTGCTCAACCTAACGACATCACGCCAATCGCCGTTTTTCTGGCGTCCTCCGATTCCGGATGGCTCACCGGCGAACATATCCTTGCTTCGGGCGGACTCCGCTAA
- a CDS encoding glucose 1-dehydrogenase, which translates to MGRLTGKVAIVTGASKGIGADIARGLAAEGASVVVNFASSRDGADKVVSQIAAQGGRAIAVQGNVAKESDIKRLFEETAKAFGKIDVLINNAGVYEFAPVTEFSETHFHRLFNTNVLGLLLASREAVRYFGIEGGSIINIGSSATSTTPPTSVVYTATKSAVDSITHVLSKELGPRNIRVNSINPGLIETEGTHDIGFIGGEWQKNREAQTPLGRTGQPGDITPIAVFLASEDSRWLTGEILYASGGLR; encoded by the coding sequence ATGGGCAGACTCACCGGCAAAGTAGCCATCGTCACAGGAGCCTCCAAGGGCATTGGAGCCGATATCGCCCGCGGCCTTGCCGCTGAAGGAGCTTCCGTCGTCGTCAACTTCGCCTCATCACGAGATGGAGCGGACAAGGTAGTCTCCCAGATCGCTGCACAAGGTGGCAGGGCCATCGCCGTCCAGGGAAACGTCGCCAAGGAATCCGATATAAAGCGCCTCTTCGAAGAGACCGCAAAGGCCTTCGGTAAAATCGACGTCCTCATTAACAACGCCGGCGTCTACGAGTTTGCTCCCGTCACCGAGTTCTCCGAGACGCACTTCCATCGCCTCTTCAACACCAATGTCCTCGGTCTCCTGCTTGCCAGCCGGGAAGCTGTACGCTACTTCGGCATCGAAGGCGGAAGCATCATCAACATCGGCTCCAGCGCCACCTCCACCACCCCTCCTACATCGGTCGTCTACACCGCCACTAAAAGCGCGGTCGACTCCATCACCCACGTCCTCTCCAAAGAGCTCGGCCCACGCAACATACGCGTCAATTCGATCAATCCCGGCCTGATCGAAACCGAAGGCACCCATGACATCGGCTTCATCGGCGGCGAATGGCAGAAGAACCGCGAAGCTCAGACACCGCTTGGACGCACCGGACAGCCCGGCGATATTACTCCCATCGCCGTCTTCCTCGCCTCCGAAGACTCCCGATGGCTCACCGGAGAAATTCTCTACGCCTCCGGCGGCCTACGCTGA
- the rho gene encoding transcription termination factor Rho, producing the protein MTISELKEHNIAELGKLARGLDIQGTSGLRKQDLIFKILQAQSEKEGHIFAEGVLEILPDGYGFLRSPDYNYLPGPDDIYVSPSQIRKFDLKTGDTISGNVRPPHEGEKYFALVKIEAINFESPEETRNKILFDNLTPLYPQERLKMETVRDNISGRVMDLLTPMGKGQRGLIVAPPRTGKTMLLQSIANSITANHPEVVLIVLLIDERPEEVTDMQRSVKGEVISSTFDEPAARHVQVAEMVIEKAKRLVEHKRDVVILLDSITRLARAYNTIVPPSGKVLSGGVDSNALQRPKRFFGAARNIEEGGSLTIIATALVDTGSRMDEVIFEEFKGTGNSEVILDRKLVDKRVFPAIDIQRSGTRKEELLIPKEDLQRIWILRKVLNPLSPVEAMELLTDKLAKTRNNQEFLHNMSSI; encoded by the coding sequence ATGACAATTTCAGAGTTGAAAGAACACAATATCGCCGAGCTGGGCAAGTTGGCGCGTGGCCTGGATATCCAGGGCACCAGCGGGCTCCGCAAGCAGGACCTGATCTTCAAGATTCTGCAGGCACAGAGTGAAAAAGAAGGCCACATCTTCGCCGAGGGCGTACTCGAGATTCTTCCGGATGGTTACGGCTTTCTTCGCTCTCCGGACTACAACTACCTGCCTGGTCCAGATGATATCTACGTTTCACCCTCCCAGATTCGCAAGTTTGATCTGAAGACAGGTGATACGATCAGCGGCAATGTACGGCCTCCGCATGAGGGCGAGAAATACTTTGCGCTGGTAAAGATCGAGGCCATCAACTTCGAGTCTCCTGAGGAGACGCGTAACAAGATCCTGTTTGACAATCTGACCCCGCTTTATCCGCAGGAGCGGCTAAAGATGGAGACGGTTCGGGACAACATCTCAGGCCGAGTGATGGATCTGTTGACTCCGATGGGCAAGGGGCAGCGTGGGCTGATCGTCGCTCCTCCCCGTACTGGTAAGACGATGTTGCTTCAATCGATTGCGAATTCGATTACGGCAAATCACCCTGAGGTGGTGCTGATCGTTCTGCTGATCGACGAGCGTCCGGAAGAAGTGACGGACATGCAGCGTTCCGTAAAGGGTGAAGTAATCTCGTCGACCTTCGATGAGCCGGCTGCGCGTCACGTACAGGTCGCTGAGATGGTGATCGAGAAGGCGAAGCGTCTGGTCGAGCACAAGCGCGATGTCGTGATCCTTCTGGATTCGATCACACGTCTGGCGCGTGCGTACAACACGATCGTTCCGCCGAGCGGCAAGGTGCTCTCAGGTGGTGTGGATTCCAACGCGCTGCAGCGGCCGAAGCGGTTCTTCGGCGCCGCTCGCAACATCGAAGAAGGTGGCTCACTGACGATCATTGCTACGGCTCTGGTCGACACGGGTTCGAGAATGGACGAAGTGATCTTCGAAGAGTTCAAGGGCACGGGCAACTCTGAAGTGATCCTTGATCGCAAGCTTGTCGACAAACGTGTCTTCCCTGCGATTGATATTCAGCGTTCGGGTACGCGTAAAGAAGAGCTGCTGATTCCGAAGGAAGATCTCCAACGGATCTGGATTCTGAGAAAGGTCCTGAATCCATTGAGCCCGGTCGAAGCGATGGAACTGCTTACCGACAAGTTAGCCAAGACCAGGAACAATCAAGAGTTCCTGCATAACATGAGCTCAATCTAA
- a CDS encoding DNA-directed RNA polymerase subunit omega, which produces MRSDLVFGALTHVKNRYELCQLASKATRKLHKPNTRLQDTTNEVLDRFKDSAPMGDSTDAPVQKVDLQERRAA; this is translated from the coding sequence ATGCGCTCGGATTTAGTTTTTGGAGCCCTCACTCACGTGAAGAACCGTTACGAACTTTGTCAGCTGGCGTCAAAGGCGACCCGTAAGCTGCACAAGCCGAACACCCGCCTGCAGGACACGACGAACGAAGTTCTGGATCGTTTCAAGGATTCGGCGCCCATGGGCGATTCCACCGATGCTCCCGTTCAGAAGGTAGACCTGCAGGAGCGCCGCGCGGCCTAG
- the glmM gene encoding phosphoglucosamine mutase yields the protein MKKLFGTDGIRSVAGQYPLDPSTVHAVGLALAHHLGASPRVLFGMDTRESGSELAAQLSTGLVAGGASIESAGVITTPAIAYLTRTHRFSAGIVISASHNPWQDNGIKVFGPDGYKLPDSTELAIEEEIFKLLASTGTRSKPTNGNNAPVPPVNEADRADYIRFLLAAVPGLSLGNRRVVLDCANGAASAVAPELFAQLGGEVLITHASPDGRNINEQCGALHPEMVAAQVAHRKADLGITFDGDADRALFADEQGRVVNGDAVLLLAARDLQARGLLANSTVVATTMSNMGLEAALKRSGIQMLRAAVGDKYVLEQMLSTNAVLGGEQSGHIIFSGRSTTGDGLLTALLVLDIVHRSGKSLSELIADLKVFPQVIVNVKVREKKPLDRIPTVVAAIAAAEKELADSGRVVIRYSGTEALARVMIEAESEPMMRYHAETIANAIRTELGI from the coding sequence ATGAAGAAGCTCTTTGGAACCGACGGCATCCGCTCCGTCGCAGGACAGTATCCTCTTGACCCTTCTACTGTGCATGCCGTCGGACTTGCGCTGGCGCATCACCTCGGAGCCAGCCCACGCGTCCTGTTCGGGATGGACACTCGGGAGTCCGGGTCTGAACTTGCTGCTCAATTGAGCACAGGGCTTGTGGCAGGCGGGGCCTCCATCGAAAGCGCTGGCGTTATTACGACACCGGCGATTGCCTATCTCACCAGAACTCATCGGTTCTCTGCCGGGATCGTGATCTCTGCCTCTCACAATCCCTGGCAGGACAATGGTATTAAGGTCTTCGGACCAGACGGTTACAAGCTGCCTGATTCTACCGAACTCGCCATCGAAGAAGAGATCTTCAAACTCCTGGCTTCGACTGGGACGAGGTCGAAGCCAACAAACGGGAACAACGCCCCTGTGCCACCGGTCAACGAGGCTGATCGCGCCGACTACATCCGCTTCCTGCTTGCCGCCGTTCCTGGCCTCTCTCTTGGGAATCGCCGAGTTGTACTCGATTGCGCCAATGGAGCCGCATCCGCCGTAGCTCCGGAGCTCTTCGCCCAACTCGGCGGAGAAGTCCTTATTACCCATGCCTCGCCGGATGGACGCAATATCAACGAGCAGTGCGGCGCGTTGCATCCGGAGATGGTGGCTGCTCAGGTTGCGCACCGCAAGGCCGATCTCGGCATTACCTTTGACGGCGATGCCGACCGCGCTCTCTTTGCCGACGAGCAGGGAAGAGTCGTTAACGGTGATGCAGTCCTCTTGCTCGCTGCCCGCGATCTTCAAGCTCGTGGATTGCTGGCCAACTCCACTGTCGTCGCAACGACCATGTCCAACATGGGACTTGAAGCTGCGCTCAAGCGCAGCGGCATCCAGATGCTTCGTGCGGCCGTCGGGGACAAGTATGTTCTCGAACAGATGCTCTCCACCAACGCAGTTCTCGGAGGTGAGCAATCCGGTCATATTATTTTCTCCGGCCGCTCAACGACCGGCGACGGCCTTCTGACTGCTCTACTGGTTCTCGATATTGTGCACCGCTCTGGCAAATCGCTGTCCGAGCTGATTGCCGACCTCAAGGTCTTTCCGCAGGTCATCGTCAATGTCAAAGTACGCGAGAAAAAGCCGCTGGACAGGATCCCCACTGTTGTGGCCGCTATTGCGGCTGCCGAAAAGGAACTGGCAGATTCCGGGAGAGTCGTCATCCGTTATTCAGGAACTGAGGCCTTGGCACGTGTCATGATCGAGGCCGAGTCTGAGCCGATGATGCGCTACCATGCAGAGACGATAGCGAACGCTATCCGAACAGAGCTTGGTATCTGA
- the xseA gene encoding exodeoxyribonuclease VII large subunit, with amino-acid sequence MSAREPKTPTLASLRAGRRQGRSSRASEAAKDLQASLGFDSIDIVSIPETDVLAMEPKKFSPNTVVKHRIWTVAALVGSIRQQIETAYSDLWVEGEISNCRIAPSGHIYFTLKDGEAQLPVVLFRRQAQLLRFRPADGMAVLVRGRASVYESRGQLQLIAETLEPQGAGSLQLAFEQLKARLLAEGLFNASRKRSLPSFPRCVGIITSPTGAVVRDIVTVIRRRHARLNLLIYPAIMQGDSSPASVAAGIRWFNRNPGLVDLILIARGGGSMEDLACFNDEALARMIAESKLPVVSAIGHETDFTISDFVADLRAPTPSAAAELITTAQHRIEERIEALGYRAARAIRLHLLESRQRFARLSTPIVLRRAAESIDRREQRIDELSLRLDQAIVRSTRSRFEMLRGLEERLRREDITHHLVTSHRRVERAKDRLDRAMTDILSRFRIRLQAEELRLQALSPLSVLARGYALVYAENGALLRSTAETAPGQTIRARLGSGTLSARVTETGNTENSNS; translated from the coding sequence ATGTCTGCACGGGAACCAAAAACGCCGACTCTCGCCAGTCTTCGCGCTGGCCGACGGCAGGGACGTTCTTCAAGGGCTTCGGAGGCAGCGAAGGACCTTCAGGCGAGCCTGGGATTCGATTCCATCGATATCGTCTCTATTCCGGAAACGGATGTTTTGGCGATGGAGCCTAAGAAGTTTTCGCCAAACACTGTCGTGAAACATCGTATTTGGACAGTCGCTGCCTTGGTCGGTAGCATCCGTCAACAGATAGAAACGGCCTATAGCGATCTTTGGGTTGAGGGAGAAATTTCCAATTGCCGCATTGCCCCCTCAGGTCACATTTACTTCACGCTGAAGGATGGAGAGGCGCAGCTCCCAGTAGTGCTCTTCCGGCGCCAGGCTCAACTCCTTCGTTTTCGTCCAGCGGATGGCATGGCCGTTTTGGTGAGGGGAAGAGCCTCGGTTTATGAGTCGCGTGGTCAATTACAGCTTATTGCTGAAACATTAGAGCCGCAGGGGGCAGGATCTCTCCAGCTCGCCTTTGAACAGCTCAAGGCCCGTCTTCTGGCGGAAGGCCTCTTCAATGCATCGCGCAAACGGTCACTCCCATCTTTTCCCCGTTGCGTCGGTATCATTACTTCACCGACGGGAGCGGTCGTCCGAGATATCGTCACCGTCATTCGTCGCCGTCATGCCCGGCTGAACCTGTTGATCTACCCGGCCATCATGCAGGGAGACTCCAGCCCGGCTTCTGTAGCTGCCGGTATTCGCTGGTTCAATCGCAATCCCGGGCTTGTCGATCTGATCCTGATTGCACGGGGCGGCGGCTCCATGGAGGACCTGGCATGTTTCAACGACGAGGCTCTAGCCAGGATGATTGCCGAGTCGAAACTGCCTGTTGTCTCTGCGATCGGCCACGAGACGGACTTCACGATTTCCGACTTTGTGGCAGACCTTCGTGCCCCCACACCCTCCGCCGCTGCCGAACTAATTACTACAGCACAGCACCGTATCGAAGAGCGTATTGAGGCATTGGGATACCGGGCAGCTCGGGCTATCCGTCTTCATCTTCTCGAATCGCGTCAGCGATTTGCGCGTCTCTCTACTCCCATCGTCCTTCGTCGTGCCGCGGAAAGTATTGATCGACGGGAACAACGTATCGACGAGCTTTCCTTGCGCCTCGATCAGGCGATCGTGCGTTCGACCCGGAGTCGTTTCGAAATGCTTCGGGGATTGGAGGAGCGGCTTCGTCGCGAGGATATTACCCACCATCTTGTGACTTCCCACCGGAGAGTTGAGCGGGCCAAAGACCGTCTGGATAGAGCGATGACAGATATTCTGTCGCGTTTCCGCATTCGTTTGCAGGCGGAAGAACTTCGTCTACAGGCACTTTCTCCACTCAGCGTATTGGCACGTGGCTACGCGCTCGTCTACGCTGAGAATGGAGCACTTCTTCGGTCAACGGCCGAAACCGCTCCGGGTCAGACGATCCGCGCGCGCCTGGGATCCGGAACTCTTTCTGCCAGGGTCACAGAAACAGGAAATACGGAGAATAGCAACTCATGA
- a CDS encoding DUF2905 domain-containing protein: MSDFGRTLIFLGLLLILVGVIFIVFTRLNLPLGRLPGDLSWKGRGWSVSFPLASSILISVVLTLLLWLFNSFRR, from the coding sequence ATGTCGGATTTTGGCCGCACCCTGATTTTCCTCGGTCTTTTGCTGATTCTGGTGGGAGTCATCTTTATTGTGTTTACGAGGTTGAATCTCCCTCTGGGACGTCTTCCCGGTGACCTCTCCTGGAAAGGCAGGGGTTGGAGCGTCTCCTTTCCTTTGGCCAGCTCTATCCTGATCAGCGTTGTTTTGACTCTCCTGCTCTGGTTGTTCAACTCCTTCCGTCGCTAA
- a CDS encoding tetratricopeptide repeat protein, whose amino-acid sequence MDQQTRQALKHDQFIDTAQHGLEWATENRRSLILTGSIVGALIVILAIGAFIFKNRSEQADIAFGEAIQTYQTPLAAPGQQVPAGVKTFPSAAERAKAANQIFLKVADSYGMTASGKMARYFAGLTYIEAGQNSQAEETLKQVASSWNGDLSSLAKLALAQLYRQTHRDAQAIEVYNDLTAHPSSAVPAGTAQLQLADLYEAQNKPELAKKIYAQLKDKDAKGPAGMIAAQKLNPAQAGAPLAQ is encoded by the coding sequence GTGGATCAACAAACTCGCCAAGCCCTTAAACACGATCAGTTCATCGACACCGCCCAGCATGGTCTGGAATGGGCCACTGAGAATCGCCGTTCGCTCATTCTTACCGGTTCAATCGTTGGCGCACTGATTGTTATTCTTGCGATCGGCGCTTTTATCTTCAAAAACCGGAGCGAGCAGGCCGATATCGCTTTTGGCGAAGCGATTCAGACGTACCAGACTCCCCTTGCCGCTCCCGGTCAGCAGGTGCCAGCAGGAGTCAAGACCTTTCCATCTGCAGCGGAACGCGCAAAGGCTGCGAATCAGATCTTTCTCAAGGTTGCGGACAGCTATGGCATGACCGCCAGTGGAAAGATGGCTCGTTATTTTGCTGGACTTACTTATATCGAGGCAGGGCAGAACAGTCAGGCAGAGGAAACCTTGAAACAGGTTGCCAGCAGCTGGAACGGCGATCTTTCTTCGCTTGCAAAACTGGCCCTGGCGCAGCTTTACCGTCAGACGCATCGGGATGCTCAGGCAATCGAGGTCTATAACGATCTCACCGCTCATCCTAGTTCTGCCGTCCCGGCAGGAACGGCGCAGCTCCAGCTTGCCGATCTCTATGAGGCGCAGAACAAACCCGAATTGGCCAAGAAGATCTATGCCCAGCTGAAGGATAAAGATGCCAAGGGGCCAGCCGGTATGATCGCAGCCCAGAAGCTCAATCCAGCGCAAGCAGGGGCGCCTTTAGCTCAGTAA
- a CDS encoding GGDEF domain-containing protein: MRLLIVTPICLLVNTCLLYQPNKFLRESSIAIAACLAGLMQLYLEINRSQAASAFVQMTVLAVVLFINIVMRLRFPYAFTASAVMLIGDVIFLWNDRMLSQADKTYGLSLSICAVIITLMATYSSCREERLNYLLHLRGEMLVIDLNRLNAQLLRRSESDALTGLANRHSFDAQYADLWKKTLIEGTALSVIIVDVDFFKRLNDRYGHLYGDEVLKRIGSLLQQALRVKDDFAARFGGEEFVILLPATHETAAIQVAERLRKMVELAGFPALDPSQGPYDMSIRATVSCGVATAYPITGDIPERLLEAADKALYQAKAEGRNRVCSAPQTTRSKIV, from the coding sequence ATGCGGCTCCTGATCGTCACGCCAATCTGCCTGCTGGTCAATACCTGCCTGCTGTATCAACCGAATAAGTTTCTTCGCGAATCAAGTATCGCGATTGCAGCCTGCCTTGCAGGACTGATGCAGCTGTACCTTGAGATCAATCGCAGCCAAGCTGCCTCTGCCTTTGTACAAATGACGGTGCTCGCCGTTGTTCTCTTTATCAACATTGTGATGCGGTTGCGATTCCCTTATGCGTTTACTGCATCCGCCGTCATGCTGATTGGGGATGTCATCTTCCTGTGGAACGACAGAATGCTCAGCCAAGCAGACAAGACCTATGGACTGAGCCTTTCCATCTGCGCAGTCATCATTACTTTGATGGCGACTTATAGTTCCTGCCGAGAAGAACGCCTGAATTACTTGCTGCATCTACGTGGAGAAATGCTGGTTATCGATCTGAACCGGCTCAATGCGCAACTACTGCGAAGGTCCGAGAGCGACGCGCTTACCGGCCTGGCCAACCGGCACTCCTTTGATGCCCAGTACGCAGACCTCTGGAAGAAAACTTTGATAGAAGGCACTGCGCTGTCCGTCATTATTGTCGACGTGGACTTTTTCAAACGTCTAAATGACCGTTACGGCCACCTCTATGGTGACGAAGTCCTCAAAAGGATTGGCTCGCTGTTACAACAGGCATTACGCGTCAAGGACGACTTTGCAGCCCGGTTTGGCGGTGAGGAGTTTGTCATTCTGCTTCCGGCCACTCACGAAACCGCGGCGATTCAGGTTGCCGAACGTCTGCGCAAAATGGTTGAACTCGCCGGATTCCCTGCCCTTGATCCATCGCAAGGCCCCTATGACATGAGCATTCGCGCCACAGTAAGTTGTGGCGTCGCAACCGCTTATCCCATCACCGGAGATATTCCGGAGCGACTACTGGAAGCCGCAGACAAGGCGCTCTATCAGGCCAAAGCCGAAGGACGCAACCGAGTCTGCAGCGCTCCGCAGACGACACGATCGAAGATTGTTTAG